Proteins encoded within one genomic window of Campylobacter showae CSUNSWCD:
- the thiH gene encoding 2-iminoacetate synthase ThiH, which produces MEYADGAQRIDETLMRRVLAAREDYDYAKFDASDVRRALNEEDLSTEGLKALLSPAAGAFLGEMAEAARDRTRRQFGNSVQFFTPLYISNFCDSDCVYCGFSSRNKISRVRLKADEAATELANIAKSGLKDVLILTGESAKKSDLGYIGEVCKEASRFFSNVGVEIYPLNADEYAFLHGCGADYVVVFQETYDPAAYARFHLGGVKRSFAYRFHAQERALMGGMRSVGFAALLGLDDFRKDALSTALHAHFIQQKYPHAEIALSCPRLRPAINKAHVGPRDVDERALFQVICAYRLFLPYANITISTRESARFRDGVIAVAANKISAGVSTGVGTHSDKAKKGDEQFEISDVRSVEEMLLAVRGLNLQPVMSEHIYV; this is translated from the coding sequence ATGGAGTATGCCGACGGCGCGCAGCGCATAGATGAAACGCTGATGCGGCGGGTGCTAGCCGCGCGCGAAGACTACGACTACGCGAAATTTGACGCTAGCGACGTTAGGCGCGCTCTAAACGAGGAAGATCTAAGCACAGAGGGACTAAAAGCGCTTCTAAGCCCGGCTGCCGGCGCATTTTTAGGCGAGATGGCGGAGGCGGCGCGAGATAGGACGCGCAGGCAGTTTGGCAACTCGGTACAGTTTTTTACGCCACTTTATATCTCAAATTTTTGCGACAGCGACTGCGTCTACTGCGGTTTTAGCTCGCGAAACAAGATCTCGCGCGTGCGGCTAAAGGCGGACGAGGCGGCGACGGAGCTGGCAAATATCGCAAAAAGCGGGCTAAAAGACGTGCTGATCTTAACCGGCGAAAGCGCGAAAAAAAGCGATCTGGGCTATATCGGAGAGGTTTGCAAGGAAGCGTCTAGGTTTTTTAGCAACGTAGGCGTCGAGATATATCCGCTAAATGCCGACGAATACGCGTTTTTGCACGGTTGCGGCGCGGACTACGTCGTGGTTTTTCAGGAGACTTACGACCCGGCGGCGTATGCTAGATTTCACCTAGGCGGTGTCAAGCGCTCATTTGCCTACCGCTTCCACGCTCAGGAGCGCGCTCTCATGGGCGGTATGCGTAGCGTCGGATTTGCCGCGCTTTTGGGGCTTGATGACTTTAGAAAAGACGCGCTATCCACCGCGCTGCACGCGCATTTTATACAGCAAAAGTACCCGCACGCTGAGATCGCGCTATCTTGCCCACGTCTGCGCCCAGCGATAAACAAGGCTCACGTCGGTCCGCGAGACGTCGATGAGAGAGCGTTATTTCAGGTCATCTGCGCGTACCGCCTTTTTTTACCGTATGCAAACATCACGATCTCTACGCGCGAGTCGGCGCGCTTTCGTGACGGCGTCATCGCAGTCGCTGCGAACAAAATCTCGGCCGGCGTTAGCACGGGTGTGGGGACGCACTCGGATAAGGCCAAAAAGGGCGACGAGCAGTTTGAGATCAGCGACGTGCGCTCGGTCGAGGAGATGCTGCTCGCCGTGCGTGGGCTAAATTTGCAGCCCGTGATGAGCGAGCATATTTACGTTTGA
- a CDS encoding thiazole synthase translates to MKFDENNDILELGGHKFSSRFILGSGKFSLPLLEAAVHEAGAQIVTLALRRVNEGGLENILDFIPKGVTLLPNTSGARNADECARIAKLAREAGCGDLVKVEVIRDSKYLLPDNYETIKATEKLANMGFVVMPYMYPDLNVARDLASAGAACVMPLGAPIGTNKGLCTREFIKILLDEIDLPVIVDAGIGTPAQACEAMQMGCAAVMANTAIATAGDVKTMARAFALAIHAGRLAYLSGLGGVSESARASSPLTGFLE, encoded by the coding sequence ATGAAATTTGATGAAAATAACGATATTTTAGAGCTTGGCGGGCATAAATTTAGCTCGCGCTTTATCCTGGGATCGGGTAAATTTTCGCTACCTCTTTTGGAGGCAGCGGTGCACGAGGCGGGCGCACAGATCGTGACGCTAGCGCTTCGGCGCGTAAACGAGGGTGGGCTGGAAAATATCTTAGACTTTATCCCAAAGGGCGTGACGCTACTGCCAAACACCTCAGGTGCCAGGAACGCAGATGAGTGCGCGCGTATCGCAAAGCTAGCGCGCGAGGCTGGCTGCGGAGATCTCGTGAAGGTTGAGGTCATCAGAGACAGCAAATACCTGCTACCAGATAACTACGAAACGATAAAAGCGACCGAAAAGCTCGCAAACATGGGCTTTGTCGTGATGCCCTATATGTACCCCGACCTAAACGTAGCGCGCGATCTAGCGTCGGCGGGTGCTGCGTGCGTGATGCCGCTTGGCGCTCCGATCGGGACGAATAAAGGCCTTTGTACGCGCGAATTTATAAAAATTTTACTCGACGAGATAGACCTGCCAGTGATCGTGGATGCGGGTATCGGCACTCCCGCGCAGGCGTGCGAGGCGATGCAGATGGGCTGCGCAGCCGTGATGGCAAACACCGCGATAGCGACTGCGGGCGACGTAAAAACGATGGCGCGAGCCTTTGCGCTTGCGATTCATGCGGGCAGGCTAGCGTATCTATCCGGGCTTGGTGGTGTGAGCGAAAGCGCACGGGCGTCGAGTCCGCTGACGGGATTTTTGGAGTAA
- the thiS gene encoding sulfur carrier protein ThiS, translating to MLKINGKDESEFIGKTVAQLLAAKGLKPERIAVELNGEILPKDKFDTALRDGDSAEIVHFVGGG from the coding sequence ATGCTAAAAATAAACGGCAAAGACGAGAGCGAGTTTATCGGCAAAACGGTAGCGCAACTCCTCGCGGCGAAGGGGCTAAAGCCTGAGCGTATCGCGGTCGAGCTAAACGGCGAAATCTTGCCAAAAGATAAATTTGATACGGCGCTAAGAGATGGCGACTCGGCCGAGATAGTGCATTTTGTAGGCGGAGGTTGA
- a CDS encoding transporter codes for MKKSARFFIFLAAFLAALAVCFTNAKKINADIFSLVNFENSAEQTALKSMLDNASGEFLLASDSPEFLEKSENLAAQSGVFEEYRAKQDVNLTSYLTQLNALKIALLNEQTYELLVKDKNEFFKQSAQNLFNQFAFKPLNAKDDFFALSSHMSLDGSKISLNLSNLMLEAVRESGKFYLVKARLKPSYEPRNLIKFYESVRELAAQDAVQAYASCGALYGAYGKAGGDKESAIMSAVSLGLCAIFLLLAFKNLRIFCVVFVAIFGFACGLAASLLIYESLSVMVVVIGTSLVGLMFDFALHWLGKNQNAPVAAASVRPMLKIFLLGLCITMSGYGVFAFSSLELLRQTAIFSLFTLLGAFLFTYFCLPFIFEGATFSQSALFSRFFDKFAGLCERAAGAINLKTLLAVFALCVGILVLNFKSLSVPEQIKDYASSPAELLEQSKKISEITGAAPQNSVIVIKGGSDLIGDEKRLMRELKQANLVKDYASISKFILSRAEQESVKNIFKEAAKDEEIFKIYAQFGLPSELVKSELEKIANAQTIGVSEILKFDAAKNLTRFLPSQNSSAVYTDGLTGGAKTDEILKANGAFNVDFVGALNQNLTEAKAWAAALKGGAFLVALALLWAFFGAARSLLVMSVIALGVLAVLCGFAALGAHVNIFAIFGLILASAVGIDYLIFALNEDLSRRERVFGIFAAFVTSFISFFALSFSQTPAVSVFGLAVSLCVAFYGLAACTLAMKNLA; via the coding sequence ATGAAAAAATCCGCGCGTTTTTTTATCTTTTTAGCGGCGTTTTTAGCTGCGCTCGCCGTTTGTTTTACAAACGCCAAAAAGATAAACGCGGATATTTTTTCTCTAGTAAATTTTGAAAACTCCGCCGAGCAAACGGCTCTAAAATCGATGCTTGATAACGCTTCGGGCGAGTTTTTGCTAGCTTCAGATTCGCCCGAGTTTTTAGAAAAAAGCGAAAATTTAGCCGCACAAAGCGGAGTTTTTGAGGAGTACCGCGCAAAGCAGGACGTAAATTTAACCTCCTATCTAACTCAGCTAAACGCCCTAAAAATCGCGCTTTTAAACGAGCAAACCTATGAGCTTTTAGTAAAAGACAAAAACGAGTTTTTTAAACAAAGCGCGCAAAATTTATTTAATCAATTCGCCTTTAAGCCGCTTAACGCGAAGGATGATTTTTTTGCTCTAAGCTCGCACATGAGCCTAGACGGTTCCAAAATCAGTCTAAATTTGTCAAATTTGATGCTAGAAGCCGTACGCGAGAGCGGTAAATTTTACCTCGTAAAAGCGCGCCTAAAGCCCAGCTACGAACCGCGAAATTTGATCAAATTTTATGAAAGCGTACGCGAGCTCGCGGCGCAGGACGCGGTGCAGGCTTACGCTAGCTGCGGCGCGCTATACGGAGCCTACGGCAAAGCGGGCGGCGACAAGGAAAGTGCCATTATGAGCGCGGTTTCGCTTGGTCTTTGCGCGATTTTTTTGCTGCTCGCGTTTAAAAATTTGCGCATTTTTTGCGTCGTTTTCGTCGCGATTTTCGGCTTTGCGTGTGGGCTTGCTGCCTCGCTTTTGATTTACGAGAGCCTTAGCGTTATGGTCGTGGTTATCGGCACGAGTCTCGTTGGCCTTATGTTTGATTTTGCATTGCACTGGCTGGGTAAAAATCAAAACGCGCCCGTGGCAGCCGCGAGCGTGCGTCCGATGCTTAAAATTTTCTTGCTCGGGCTTTGCATCACGATGAGCGGATACGGCGTTTTTGCCTTTTCGTCGCTTGAGCTGCTGCGCCAAACCGCGATATTTTCGCTATTTACGTTGCTTGGGGCGTTTTTATTTACATATTTTTGCTTACCTTTTATCTTTGAGGGCGCGACGTTTTCGCAAAGTGCCTTGTTTTCAAGGTTTTTTGATAAATTTGCGGGACTTTGCGAGCGTGCGGCGGGGGCGATAAATTTAAAAACTTTACTCGCCGTGTTTGCGCTTTGCGTGGGAATTTTGGTGCTAAATTTTAAAAGTCTAAGCGTACCCGAGCAAATCAAAGACTACGCAAGCTCGCCTGCGGAACTACTGGAGCAGTCTAAAAAGATCAGCGAGATAACGGGCGCCGCGCCGCAAAACTCCGTCATCGTGATAAAGGGCGGCAGCGATCTAATTGGCGATGAAAAGCGGCTGATGCGAGAGCTGAAGCAGGCAAATCTCGTCAAAGACTACGCATCGATTTCTAAATTTATCCTAAGCCGAGCCGAGCAGGAAAGTGTAAAAAATATCTTTAAAGAGGCCGCAAAGGACGAGGAGATCTTTAAAATTTACGCACAGTTTGGATTGCCTAGCGAGTTAGTAAAGTCAGAACTAGAAAAGATTGCAAACGCGCAAACTATCGGTGTTAGCGAGATTTTAAAATTTGACGCGGCAAAAAATTTGACGCGATTTTTACCGAGCCAAAACAGTAGCGCAGTGTATACCGATGGGCTTACTGGGGGTGCAAAAACGGATGAAATTTTAAAAGCAAATGGCGCTTTTAACGTCGATTTCGTCGGTGCGCTAAATCAAAATTTGACCGAGGCCAAGGCCTGGGCTGCGGCGCTAAAGGGCGGTGCGTTTTTGGTTGCGCTTGCGCTTTTGTGGGCGTTTTTCGGGGCGGCGCGCTCGCTTTTGGTTATGAGCGTCATCGCTCTTGGCGTGCTGGCCGTGCTTTGCGGTTTTGCAGCGCTTGGCGCCCACGTAAATATTTTTGCGATTTTCGGGCTTATTTTGGCGAGCGCGGTCGGGATAGATTATCTCATTTTTGCGCTAAATGAGGACTTGTCGCGGCGGGAGCGCGTTTTTGGGATATTTGCCGCGTTTGTGACGAGCTTTATCTCGTTTTTCGCGCTTAGTTTTAGCCAGACGCCCGCAGTTAGCGTTTTTGGGCTCGCAGTTAGCCTTTGCGTCGCATTTTACGGGCTTGCCGCATGCACGCTTGCGATGAAAAATTTGGCTTAA
- a CDS encoding LolA family protein → MKKIAIIFSLAASLMGLDFNEIKSQIKTQNISGDFAQTKFLSGFNVEFKSYGKFELSQSELLYDTLSPIAVSIVINERGIFQKSGNQLIKIDQNFDKKLFLSIIKLDKAELEKEFIFKISGDKNNWKIELTPKNVLLKQIFTRILVGGDKYVKKIVLNEVSGDKTVNDFYNVK, encoded by the coding sequence ATGAAAAAAATAGCAATAATTTTTAGTTTGGCGGCGAGCCTGATGGGGCTTGATTTTAACGAGATAAAATCTCAAATCAAAACGCAAAATATCAGCGGTGATTTCGCGCAGACGAAGTTTTTGAGTGGCTTTAACGTGGAGTTTAAAAGCTACGGCAAATTTGAACTCAGCCAAAGCGAGCTACTCTACGACACGCTAAGCCCGATCGCCGTGAGCATCGTCATAAATGAGCGCGGTATCTTTCAAAAAAGCGGCAATCAGCTCATAAAAATCGATCAAAATTTTGATAAAAAGCTCTTTTTATCCATCATAAAGCTCGATAAGGCCGAGCTTGAGAAGGAATTTATCTTTAAAATCTCAGGCGACAAAAACAACTGGAAAATCGAGCTAACGCCCAAAAACGTGCTGCTAAAGCAAATCTTTACGCGTATCTTGGTCGGAGGCGATAAATACGTCAAAAAAATCGTGCTAAACGAGGTTAGCGGCGATAAAACGGTAAATGATTTTTACAACGTAAAATGA
- a CDS encoding acyl-CoA thioesterase, producing the protein MISKSIALKAQFYDVDSMNVVWHGNYVKYFETARCALLEEIGYDYEAMRADGYAYPIVKIEAKYVKPVFFGDEIEVEATLKECECFLKIGYVVKSAKTGETLCTGSSSQAAVDMRAMQTCFEIPQELQNAIKRYINEKNSNNF; encoded by the coding sequence ATGATATCAAAATCAATCGCGCTAAAGGCGCAGTTTTACGACGTGGACAGCATGAACGTCGTGTGGCACGGCAACTACGTGAAGTATTTCGAGACGGCTAGATGCGCGCTACTAGAGGAGATAGGCTACGACTACGAGGCGATGAGAGCGGATGGATATGCCTACCCGATCGTAAAAATCGAGGCCAAATACGTAAAGCCCGTATTTTTCGGCGACGAGATTGAGGTGGAGGCGACGCTAAAGGAGTGCGAGTGCTTTCTAAAGATCGGCTACGTCGTAAAAAGCGCAAAAACCGGCGAGACGCTGTGCACGGGCTCTAGCTCGCAAGCAGCCGTCGATATGCGCGCGATGCAGACGTGCTTTGAGATCCCGCAAGAGTTACAAAATGCAATAAAAAGGTATATAAATGAAAAAAATAGCAATAATTTTTAG